The following nucleotide sequence is from Caldicellulosiruptor saccharolyticus DSM 8903.
GATGTACTGACAATGGATAGAAAAGTAATAGAAGCAAATGTGCTTTCTGACAAGATAGGTTCATGGCTTGGTCTTATAGGTGGACAAATGGGAACATATCTGACAGTAAAAAAAGGTACATCGTTTGATCTTATAGGAGTACCATATCCTTCTCTGAAAAAAGGTGAAAAAGTAAAAATCGGGCAAAACGAGTATCCGTTTACTGGTAGAGGTGCAGCAATTTCTACAAATTGTAAGAATATTGAAGCTGCATGTAAGGTTTTAGATTGGGCTTATAGTAAAGAAGGATATTTAGTAATGAATTTTGGAGTCCAGGGAAAATCATATGTAATTAAAAATGGACGTCCACTTTATACTGACGAGATTATGAATAATCCAAAACTTGGACCTAAAGAAGCGCTTGGTAAATATGTTCCTATATTAGGTGCTTTTGTTCAGTCAAGGGAATACAGTCTGCAGATATCCTTTTTACTTCCTCAACAAAAGGAAGCATCTAAGAACTGGTCAAAGGTTACAAACGAGATTGCTTTGCCACCAATAACTCTATTTTTAACTCCTGAAGAGTCAAATAGACTTGCAAATATTATGAATACTGTTAATACTTTCTATGATGAAATGTTTCTTAAAATGATGACAGGTAAATACAATAATTACGATTCGTTTGTAAAGACATTAAAAAGAATGAAGATAGATGAAGCGATAAAAATTTATCAAAATGCATATAACAGGTATATGCAAAGGAAATAGTTAAGTGACAATCCAGATGTTCGAGGGCTGTCTCATAATATAGAGCAATAATTGTTGTTTAGGCAGCCCTCGATAAATTTATTTTTAAGAAAGCAGCAAACAAGAGGTGAGATACTAGTGATTCCAACATTATGGGACCCAAACGTAGATGAAGAAAGGTATAAAAATCCCATAATACATGCTGACTATTCAGATCCTGATGTAATCAGGGTTGGCAGTGACTATTTTTTAGTTGCGTCAAGTTTCAACTGCGTGCCAGGTCTTCCCATACTTCATTCAAGGGATTTAATCAATTGGAAAATTGTAAATTACGCAGTTGAGAGACTTCCTTCACCTGAGTATGATACTCCTCAGATAGGTAAAGGTATATGGGCACCTGCAATTAGATATCATGAAGAGAAGTTTTACATATATTTTAGTATGCCTGATGATGGTATATATGTATGCTATACAGATGATCCGTTTGGCAAATGGTCGGATATCCACTTGGTAAAAGCAGCAAAGGGATGGATTGATCCATGTCCTTTTTGGGATGAAGACGGAAATGCTTACCTTGTAAATGCCTTTGCAAAGAGCAGGATAGGGTTTAATAGCAAACTTTGTGTCTCAAGGTTATCAGCAGACGGATTGAGGGTATTAGATGAGGGTAAGATCGTCTTCGATGGTGCAAAAACACAGCCGACAATTGAAGGACCTAAACTTTATAAGCGAAATGGTTATTATTACATATTTGCACCTGCAGGAGGAGTAAAATTTGGGTGGCAGACGGTTTTGAGATCGAAAGATATCTATGGGCCGTACGAAGAGAAGATAGTGCTTCATCAGGGAAAGACCAAAATAAATGGTCCTCACCAAGGTGCATGGGTTGAGACAGAAAAAGGTGAGCACTGGTTTGTGCATTTTCAAGACAGAGGTCCGTATGGAAGGGTAGTCCATCTTCAGCCCATGAGATGGGAAGATAATTGGCCAGTAATTGGCGTTGATATAGATGGTGATGGTATTGGAGAGCCTGTTGAAGAGTATAGAAAGCCAAACACAAACTACAAAAATGAATATGATTTTTACTTGGAATGTTCAGACCATTTTGACAAACCCCAAATTTCACTACAATGGCAGTGGCATGCAAATCCTCAAGATAATTGGTATTCACTTGAAAAGAGAAAAAGCTATTTGAGATTATATGCGGTTGGGAATCTGACAAATAACAATAAAGTAAAAAGTATATTCTTTATGCCAAATCTTTTACTACAAAAAATTCCAGCACCTGAATTTATAGCAATTGTAAAACTTGAGGTTAATTTTAATAAAGAGGGTTCTTATGCTGGCATAATAATGAGCGGCAGTAGATATTCTTCTATTGGAATAAAAAGGGGACAAAAGAAGTTAAGTCTTGTACAAGTTTTAGGAGATGTGAAAGAAGATGTGATTGAGAATACAGTGGCTAAGATGCCAATAGAAACATCTCAGGTTTTTTTAAAAATCAGTGTTAAAGAAGGAGCCGTTTGTAAGTTTTCATTCAGTTTTGATGGTAAAAAATTTACAGATTTCGGTACAGAGTTCATACCACAAGAGGCTATTTGGGTGGGTTCAAAAATAGGGCTTTTCTGTATAAATACCTCTGGAAAAAATGGAGTTATCCAATCAGATTATGCTGACTTTGATTATTTCAAGATTGAAAACTTTAGAAAGGAAGATGAGTGTTGAAAAAGTTAAAGGAGCTTGTAAAGAAGAATTACTCTATTAGGATGTCAGACAGTGTTATTAAAAAGTTTCCGAACCTTACTGATAAATGGCAGTATGACTATGGTGTTGTTTTTAAAGGAATGGAATATGTTTATGAGATGACAAAAGATGGGAAGTATTACGAATACATTAAAAGAAATATAGACTCCTTTGTGAATGAGGATGGGTCAATAAAGAAGTATTCTAAAGAGGAGTACAACATAGACCATATAAACAATGGAAAAGCAATTCTGTTTCTATATAGGAAAACAGGCGAAGAAAAATACAAAAAGGCAGCTCAGCTTCTACGCGACCAGCTCAGGTCCCATCCAAGGACAGTGGAAGGCGGTTTTTGGCACAAAAAAATCTACCCACATCAAATGTGGCTTGATGGTATCTACATGGCATCACCTTTTTATGCTGAATACGCAACGTTAATAGGACAGGACGAGGCAGACGAGATCTATGACGATGTTGCAAAGCAGGTAATCTTGTGTGCAAAACATACCAGAGACCCTGTCACAGGTCTCCACTACCATGGCTGGGATGAGAGAAGAGAGCAAAGATGGGCAAACAAGATTACAGGCTGCTCGCCAAATTTCTGGGGAAGGGCAATGGGCTGGTTTGCAATGGCCGCAGTAGATGTCCTTGACTTTCTGCCGCAAGACCATCAGTCAAGAGAAACAATTTTGGCTATCTTCAAGCAGCTCGTTGACGCTGTTATCAAGTATCAAGACCCTGAGATAGGTGTTTGGTACCAAGTTGTTAACTTTATAGGCAGAAATGGAAATTATCCAGAAGCATCAGCTTCTTGCATGTTTGCATATGCACTTGCAAAGGGTATAGAAAAGGGGTATTTGGACTGCAGTTATGTAAAAGCACTTGAAAGAGCGTATGAAGGAATAATCTACAGGTTTGTTGAAGAGGATGAAGAGGGGCTTTTGAATCTCAATGGTGTTTGCATGGTAGCAGGCTTGGGTGGAAATCCGTATAGAGATGGTTCTTTTGAGTACTATATAAGCGAGCCAATAAAGACAAACGACCTCAAAGGTGTTGGGGCGTTTATAAAGGCAAGTGCATGGATTGAAAGACTATTCAAATAAGTTGTGGAACAGAAAATTTTTAAAAGGAGGACAACCCTGATGTTTTTAAATGTTCGTGATTTTGGAGCGGTGGGAAATGGGCAGGTAAAAGATACAGAAGCATTCAAAAAGGCGATTGAAGCAAGTTGGGAGCAAGGTGGTGGGACGGTTTATGTACCTGCTGGAGTTTATCTAACCGGTCCCATTCATCTGAAGAGCAATATAACCCTCTATATAGAAAGTGGGGCTACATTGAAATTTTCCAACGACCTGGATGATTTTCCTTTAGTTTATACAAGATGGGAAGGAGAAGAACAAGAAGCATACTCTCCACTAATTTATGCCGAAAATGCAGAAAACATTGCAGTTGTTGGATTTGGCACAATAGATGGGCAGGGTGAAATGTGGTGGAAACTTCACAGAAATAAAGAACTAAAATATCCAAGACCAAGGACAGTTTGCTTTTACAGGTGCAAAAATGTGACTATTGAAGGAATAAAGATTGTCAATTCACCAAGCTGGACGGTAAACCCAATCGAATGTGAGAATGTCACAGTTCACAATGTCAAGATTCAAAACCCTTATGATTCTCCTAACACAGATGGGATAAATCCTGAGTCTTGCGAAGGTGTTAGAATCTCAAACTGCTACATAGATGTTGGCGATGACTGTGTAACTTTAAAATCCGGAACAGAAGATTGCAAGGTGAGGATTCCTTGTGAGAATATAGCAATTACAAACTGCATAATGGCACATGGTCATGGTGGAATTGTCATTGGCAGTGAAATGAGCGGTGGTGTTAGAAATGTTGTCATTTCAAACTGCATTTTTGAGGGTACAGACAGGGGAATAAGAATAAAAACCCGCCGTGGAAGAGGTGGGATTGTTGAAGATATAAGAGTTTCAAACATTGTGATGAAGAATGTAATCTGTCCATTTGCGTTTTATATGTACTATCACTGTGGCAAAGGCGGAAAAGAAAAGAGAGTTTGGGACAAGTCTCCTTATCCTGTAGACAGTACAACTCCAATTGTAAGAAGAATTTATATAAGCGATGTGATTGTAAGGCAGGCGCGAGCAGCAGCTGGATTTTTGTATGGTCTTACAGAGATGCCAATTGAAGATGTTGTATTTTCGAATGTCACAGTTGAGATGGCACAAAACCCTGAGCCTGAACTTCCTGCTATGATGAGCTATTTAGAACCGATGGCAAAAAGAGGGTTTGTCATAAATACTGTGAGGAATATAAGATTTATGAATGTTACTGTGCTGGAACAGGAAGGTGTTGCTTTTGAACTTAACAATTGTGAAAATGTAGAGTTTTACAGATGCAGGGCAAAAGATACAGCAGATTATTCTAAGATTTTGAGTCTGAATAATACAATGAATCTGATTGCCGAGTGAGAGGGAAATTAAGTATTTGCTAAATGTAGGGGTATGCTCTTTGGCAACAAGGCAAAAAAGAGCATACCCCTTTTTTATTCTTACCACAGCTTTTCAACATCCAAACTATTGCTATCAACAGGTATCATATAAAAGCAAAATTCAAATTTCTCATCTTTGATTAAGTACTTCTCAAGCGGGCCGGGGCCACAGCTCTGGCTCCCGATACCACCAATCTTGTAATCTACATTCACAACAATTCCATCTGCTTTTGTCAGCTCATATGTGTGTTTTGCTCTTGTGAGTACATCATCAGTATATTCTCTTGCACTGAAGTTAAATGTAGGGATGCCTTTAATACAAAGTCCTATTCCGTATATATTGTATACAAACGCCCATCTAACGTCGCACCTGTTTCCATATTCCTGGGGCATTATATATGGAACGTACATGTCTTTTATAGCCATGTCATATATTTCTACAGTTGCGCTCTGTTTTATATCGGGATAGTTTTCATGAGGGCCTCTTCCGTAATATTTGACATACTCAAATTCTTTTGGCATCATAAATTGCAGTCCTATCTTTGGAAGTGGCGGAAGCTGTCTGAGAGCTTGCGCATACACATTTGTCTCTACAATTCCCGATTTGAAAACCTTGTAGCTTGTGGTTACTTCAAATACAGGTTTTACTGAATATGCGCCATATACCGAAGTTGTTTGTACTTTGAAGTACTCGCTGTGCTCTTCAAAGCTGACATTTACAATTCTTCTTTGAAGCTTGTCAAATCCAGCTTTTATCCATTCATTTTTGATGTGCACATCGTTGTCTGTTGGAGCCCTCCAAAGATTGAACCTTGGCGAGGATTTTATAAAATCAAGACCGTTGTGCTTCAGGCTTATCAAATCACCTGACCATCTGCAAAACTCTACTAAAGTGCTGCCAGCAAAAACCTCAACTTTGTCAGGAGAATTTACCACTTCAAACCTGTTTTGCTTTGAGAAAATAACATTTACCTTCTCAATTTTTTGTACGGCATCTTGAGGAGTGTCTTCTATAAGTGCAATCTGAGATTTTGTTATAACAAAACCTCTTTTTGCCCAAGGCAGTGAATTTTTAAGCTTTGCTGTGAAGGTAATAAAAAGCTCTTCCTTGCAGCTTTCTAAAACTTCTTTGACTTCATCGATTTTGACCTCTTTTGAAGAGCGGGGAAGAACATCGCTCACATCAACAAAGCCCTCTTTTACAACCCTGCCACCTGACAGAAGTTTCCATTCAACTTCAATGTGATTCAAAGATATAAAATCATACCTGTTTGTGATCTTGAAAATTCCGCTTTCTTTATCTAAAAGCTCAATAACAACTGGTTCGTAAACTTTCTTGAGCTCAATCATCCCGGGAGATGGAGTTCTGTCAGGGAAAAGAAGTCCGTCTATACAGAAGTTACCGTCGTTTGGCTCATCTCCAAAATCCCCGCCGTAGGCATAGTACTCTTTCCCATCAGGTATCTTTGTCAAAATTCCGTGGTCTGCCCACTCCCACACACATCCACCTAAAAGCCTTGGGTATTTGTATATCACGTCCCAGTACTCTTTGAGGTTTCCAGGACCATTTCCCATTGCATGTGCATACTCACACATGAAAAATGGCCTTTTTTCTTGCTTCTTGCCCTCTTCTTCAAACTTTTCTACTGAAGGGTACATTACACTTACAATATCCACAACTTCAGCATCACGGGCACTTTCATAATGAATAGGACGGCTATTATCATATGACCTTATCCACTGTGCCATTTTATCGTGATTTGGACCATAGCCAGACTCGTTTCCAAGCGACCACATGATGATTGATGGATGGTTTTTGTCCCTCTTTACCATCATCTTTGCCCTTTCAACAAACGCATCTTCCCACACTGGGTCTTTTGCTAAAAGTCCCCAGTCACCAACTGCTCCAAATCCATGTGTTTCCAAATCAGCTTCATCAATCACATAAATACCAAATCTGTCGCATAGCTCTAAAAAATAAGGATGGTTGGGATAGTGTGAGGTTCTTACACAGTTTATATTGTGCTGTTTCATCAAGGTTATGTCTTCTTGCATCATCTTTCTTGTCACTGCAAATCCAACTCTCGGGTGCATGTCATGCCTGTTGACACCTTTGAGTTTAATTGGAACATTATTTAGGTAAAACA
It contains:
- a CDS encoding glycoside hydrolase family 28 protein; this translates as MFLNVRDFGAVGNGQVKDTEAFKKAIEASWEQGGGTVYVPAGVYLTGPIHLKSNITLYIESGATLKFSNDLDDFPLVYTRWEGEEQEAYSPLIYAENAENIAVVGFGTIDGQGEMWWKLHRNKELKYPRPRTVCFYRCKNVTIEGIKIVNSPSWTVNPIECENVTVHNVKIQNPYDSPNTDGINPESCEGVRISNCYIDVGDDCVTLKSGTEDCKVRIPCENIAITNCIMAHGHGGIVIGSEMSGGVRNVVISNCIFEGTDRGIRIKTRRGRGGIVEDIRVSNIVMKNVICPFAFYMYYHCGKGGKEKRVWDKSPYPVDSTTPIVRRIYISDVIVRQARAAAGFLYGLTEMPIEDVVFSNVTVEMAQNPEPELPAMMSYLEPMAKRGFVINTVRNIRFMNVTVLEQEGVAFELNNCENVEFYRCRAKDTADYSKILSLNNTMNLIAE
- a CDS encoding glycoside hydrolase family 2 TIM barrel-domain containing protein — encoded protein: MLDKNYYQNPKIQHINREEPRSSFIPFDNHQKALENEWELSNLFRLLNGKWYFKLFEKPCMVTEDIILADTKSCNFDQIIVPSNFQMFGYDIPIYTNTRYPIPVDPPFVPDINPTGVYKREFYISQEDLDKEIFVVFEGVDSAFYVYINGKFAGFSKVSHMMHEFDITRFVQEGRNTITAIVLKYSDGTYLEDQDKWRMSGIFRDVYLLLRPKVFVRDVYLKSTLSDDLKEGHLTAEIEIKNRSNDQKEFSVEVQVFFDKTLIKSSNKSLRLSASGKQEITFEFQIENPRLWSAELPNLYTLIVALKDSSGGMLEIIPQNFGFRKIEIKDGVFYLNNVPIKLKGVNRHDMHPRVGFAVTRKMMQEDITLMKQHNINCVRTSHYPNHPYFLELCDRFGIYVIDEADLETHGFGAVGDWGLLAKDPVWEDAFVERAKMMVKRDKNHPSIIMWSLGNESGYGPNHDKMAQWIRSYDNSRPIHYESARDAEVVDIVSVMYPSVEKFEEEGKKQEKRPFFMCEYAHAMGNGPGNLKEYWDVIYKYPRLLGGCVWEWADHGILTKIPDGKEYYAYGGDFGDEPNDGNFCIDGLLFPDRTPSPGMIELKKVYEPVVIELLDKESGIFKITNRYDFISLNHIEVEWKLLSGGRVVKEGFVDVSDVLPRSSKEVKIDEVKEVLESCKEELFITFTAKLKNSLPWAKRGFVITKSQIALIEDTPQDAVQKIEKVNVIFSKQNRFEVVNSPDKVEVFAGSTLVEFCRWSGDLISLKHNGLDFIKSSPRFNLWRAPTDNDVHIKNEWIKAGFDKLQRRIVNVSFEEHSEYFKVQTTSVYGAYSVKPVFEVTTSYKVFKSGIVETNVYAQALRQLPPLPKIGLQFMMPKEFEYVKYYGRGPHENYPDIKQSATVEIYDMAIKDMYVPYIMPQEYGNRCDVRWAFVYNIYGIGLCIKGIPTFNFSAREYTDDVLTRAKHTYELTKADGIVVNVDYKIGGIGSQSCGPGPLEKYLIKDEKFEFCFYMIPVDSNSLDVEKLW
- a CDS encoding glycoside hydrolase family 43 protein, producing MIPTLWDPNVDEERYKNPIIHADYSDPDVIRVGSDYFLVASSFNCVPGLPILHSRDLINWKIVNYAVERLPSPEYDTPQIGKGIWAPAIRYHEEKFYIYFSMPDDGIYVCYTDDPFGKWSDIHLVKAAKGWIDPCPFWDEDGNAYLVNAFAKSRIGFNSKLCVSRLSADGLRVLDEGKIVFDGAKTQPTIEGPKLYKRNGYYYIFAPAGGVKFGWQTVLRSKDIYGPYEEKIVLHQGKTKINGPHQGAWVETEKGEHWFVHFQDRGPYGRVVHLQPMRWEDNWPVIGVDIDGDGIGEPVEEYRKPNTNYKNEYDFYLECSDHFDKPQISLQWQWHANPQDNWYSLEKRKSYLRLYAVGNLTNNNKVKSIFFMPNLLLQKIPAPEFIAIVKLEVNFNKEGSYAGIIMSGSRYSSIGIKRGQKKLSLVQVLGDVKEDVIENTVAKMPIETSQVFLKISVKEGAVCKFSFSFDGKKFTDFGTEFIPQEAIWVGSKIGLFCINTSGKNGVIQSDYADFDYFKIENFRKEDEC
- a CDS encoding glycoside hydrolase family 88/105 protein, with amino-acid sequence MKKLKELVKKNYSIRMSDSVIKKFPNLTDKWQYDYGVVFKGMEYVYEMTKDGKYYEYIKRNIDSFVNEDGSIKKYSKEEYNIDHINNGKAILFLYRKTGEEKYKKAAQLLRDQLRSHPRTVEGGFWHKKIYPHQMWLDGIYMASPFYAEYATLIGQDEADEIYDDVAKQVILCAKHTRDPVTGLHYHGWDERREQRWANKITGCSPNFWGRAMGWFAMAAVDVLDFLPQDHQSRETILAIFKQLVDAVIKYQDPEIGVWYQVVNFIGRNGNYPEASASCMFAYALAKGIEKGYLDCSYVKALERAYEGIIYRFVEEDEEGLLNLNGVCMVAGLGGNPYRDGSFEYYISEPIKTNDLKGVGAFIKASAWIERLFK